The Xanthocytophaga agilis genome window below encodes:
- the folP gene encoding dihydropteroate synthase, whose translation MEAKNLLFRTKKTFNLRGRLWTLEQPVVMGIINSTPDSFYANSRMSSTDAALHQAERMLADGATILDIGGYSTRPGAAEVEEQEEADRVAPVIEAIVKHFPEAIVSVDTFRASVAEAAVRAGAVMVNDVSGGADERMFETVSRLDVPYILMHSKGTPQTMTQLTHYTDMLSEMLTFFITRLHMIRKSGIKDVILDVGFGFAKTIEQNYFLLKNLEHFHILELPMLVGISRKSMIYKRLNITPEESLNGTTVLNTLALSKGAQLLRVHDVKEAVDSVKLYNLMASS comes from the coding sequence TTGGAAGCAAAAAACCTTTTATTTCGCACAAAGAAAACTTTTAACCTGCGGGGCAGGCTCTGGACGCTGGAACAGCCCGTAGTAATGGGAATTATCAATAGTACTCCAGATTCATTTTATGCCAATAGCCGGATGTCGTCTACAGATGCAGCCTTGCATCAGGCTGAACGGATGTTAGCCGACGGCGCAACCATTCTGGATATTGGTGGGTATTCAACCCGGCCAGGTGCGGCAGAGGTTGAGGAGCAGGAAGAAGCAGATCGGGTAGCACCTGTAATTGAGGCCATTGTGAAACATTTTCCCGAAGCTATCGTATCGGTAGATACATTCCGGGCAAGTGTAGCTGAGGCCGCCGTACGAGCCGGAGCTGTCATGGTTAACGATGTTTCAGGAGGGGCTGACGAACGCATGTTTGAAACAGTGTCCCGATTGGATGTTCCTTATATACTTATGCATAGTAAAGGCACACCACAAACCATGACGCAACTGACACACTATACAGATATGCTTAGCGAAATGCTGACATTTTTTATCACCCGATTGCATATGATACGCAAATCAGGAATAAAAGATGTGATACTGGATGTTGGTTTTGGCTTTGCCAAGACCATTGAACAAAATTATTTTTTGTTAAAAAATCTGGAACATTTCCACATACTGGAATTGCCTATGCTGGTGGGGATATCCAGAAAATCAATGATTTATAAAAGATTAAATATAACGCCAGAAGAATCTTTGAATGGTACTACTGTACTAAATACACTCGCTTTGAGCAAAGGAGCACAATTATTGCGTGTGCATGATGTAAAGGAAGCGGTAGATTCCGTAAAATTGTATAACTTAATGGCGAGTAGCTAA
- the cdaA gene encoding diadenylate cyclase CdaA: MLGFTIGFLEITWVDALDIALVAFLLYQLYRLLKGSVAITIFLGFLSVYFFYLLVKAMEMKLLTEILGQFMGVGVIAVLILFQQEIRKFLLLIGQTTVFNNENIILNRLRQNLTIHRRMDIVPIVDAVKTLSSSQTGALLVFEQRADLKLYADSGDLLDAAISKRLLVSIFSKVSPLHDGAVLIANNRICAARCILPVSERQDIPARFGLRHRAAIGLTETTDALVVVVSEETGQISMVKSGNLMHNLSIQELRTQLNSHLFHNSEEAVEARVEGIGQGAA; encoded by the coding sequence ATGCTTGGATTTACAATAGGATTCTTGGAAATTACCTGGGTGGATGCATTGGACATCGCACTGGTAGCCTTCCTATTGTACCAACTATATCGATTACTGAAAGGAAGTGTAGCCATTACCATCTTTCTGGGATTTCTGTCTGTGTACTTCTTTTATCTTCTGGTGAAAGCCATGGAAATGAAGCTTCTGACAGAGATTTTGGGACAGTTTATGGGGGTGGGTGTTATAGCAGTATTGATTTTGTTTCAGCAGGAGATTCGGAAATTTCTGTTGTTGATAGGTCAAACAACTGTATTCAATAACGAGAACATTATCCTGAATCGCCTGCGTCAGAATCTGACTATCCACAGAAGAATGGACATTGTACCTATCGTGGATGCAGTAAAAACACTTTCTTCTTCACAGACAGGGGCATTGCTTGTATTCGAGCAACGTGCTGATCTAAAACTATATGCAGATTCAGGCGACTTATTGGATGCTGCTATCTCCAAACGATTGCTGGTCTCTATTTTCAGCAAAGTGAGTCCTCTACATGATGGAGCTGTATTAATTGCCAATAACCGTATTTGTGCGGCCCGCTGTATTTTACCTGTATCCGAACGGCAGGATATTCCGGCTCGATTTGGCCTGCGCCATCGGGCTGCTATTGGACTTACCGAAACGACTGATGCACTGGTAGTAGTTGTTTCAGAAGAAACCGGGCAGATCTCAATGGTAAAAAGCGGCAATCTGATGCATAACCTCTCTATACAGGAACTACGCACGCAGCTAAATTCGCATTTATTCCACAATAGTGAAGAAGCTGTAGAAGCACGTGTTGAAGGAATTGGACAAGGAGCAGCCTGA